Proteins from one Bacteroidota bacterium genomic window:
- a CDS encoding LptF/LptG family permease, with protein sequence MPLPKLFTRLDRYIIWGFLSTYLFMLFAVTVLGGLIDFSEKLGDFMDAVSADAWGIFRHYYLNFLTFLGHLLSPICVFLAVILFTSRLTQNSEIVAILSSGVSFYRLMRPYLLTAGFLTLVSFYLGGWRVPDATLRFETYYYDEIRSRDYHDEQNIHRKVGPSHFVYMYNFNQYENEGRQFSLEEFRAGEMIKKTQAPKVRYIDSLGQWRIYNPVERHILPNGERLVQRPTYDTTLYLKPSDIYKPNNYSRSLQLPELQLRIQEELERGGSYVRPLRYELHERFAFPFAMLILTVIGFALSTRKRRGGIALQLGLGLILAFSYIIVLTLSKTVLGDSLPVWLAIWTPNLIYSGIAYWLIRWAPK encoded by the coding sequence ATGCCGCTACCCAAACTTTTTACCCGCCTGGATCGCTACATTATTTGGGGCTTCCTCTCCACCTATCTATTCATGCTGTTTGCGGTTACGGTGCTGGGGGGGCTTATTGATTTTTCGGAAAAGCTGGGCGACTTTATGGATGCGGTCTCTGCCGATGCCTGGGGGATTTTTCGGCACTACTACCTCAACTTTCTCACCTTTCTGGGTCATTTGCTTTCGCCCATCTGTGTGTTTCTGGCGGTCATCCTCTTTACCAGTCGCCTTACCCAAAATAGCGAGATTGTGGCCATACTGTCCAGCGGGGTCAGCTTCTACCGCCTGATGCGGCCCTACCTGCTCACTGCTGGCTTCCTTACCCTGGTTTCTTTCTACCTGGGTGGGTGGCGGGTGCCCGATGCAACCCTGCGCTTCGAAACCTACTACTACGACGAGATCCGCTCCAGAGACTACCACGACGAGCAGAACATTCACCGAAAGGTAGGCCCCAGCCACTTTGTGTACATGTACAACTTTAACCAGTACGAAAACGAAGGCCGCCAGTTCAGCCTGGAGGAGTTTCGCGCTGGCGAGATGATAAAAAAAACCCAGGCCCCCAAGGTACGCTACATCGACAGCCTGGGCCAATGGCGCATCTACAACCCGGTGGAGCGCCACATACTGCCCAACGGGGAGCGCCTGGTGCAGCGCCCTACCTATGACACTACCCTGTACCTGAAGCCCAGCGACATATATAAGCCCAACAACTACAGCCGCAGCCTGCAGCTGCCCGAGCTACAGCTGCGCATACAGGAGGAGCTGGAGCGTGGGGGCAGCTATGTGCGCCCGCTGCGCTACGAGCTGCACGAGCGCTTTGCCTTCCCCTTTGCCATGCTCATCCTCACAGTCATTGGTTTTGCCCTCAGCACCCGCAAGCGGCGGGGCGGCATAGCCCTGCAGCTGGGGCTGGGGCTCATATTGGCTTTCAGCTACATCATCGTGCTTACACTCTCCAAGACGGTGCTGGGCGATAGCCTGCCGGTATGGCTGGCTAT